The region TGGAGATTGCCGCCATCGCCGTGGTCAACCGCGACGGCGTTCCCTGTGCTCCCTGCGGAGCCTGCCGCCAGGTGATCTTCGAGTTCGGCCCGAATGCAGTCGTGATCTACAAGAGCAGTAAAGGGGAGATCACGCAGACTCCGATTACGGATTTTCTGCCCGAAGGCTTCCGCCTCGCAGAGTAAGGCAGCAGCAAATGGTAGATGCAATAATCTGGGCCGCTCACAAAAGGGCGGCCCAGACTGCGTGCGGCAAAAGAGCCGAACTGTTGTTTTGCTGAGCCGCCGAGTTTGATTGTCTTCCTAGCGGAGCGACGAAGTCGCGCAGTCGAAGGACTCCTTTTGATCAGCACCGCGCCGGCAACAGGGATCCTTCGGCTCGGGCTTACGCCCTCGCTCAGGAAGACAAAGTTTTGAGTAGCGCACCCTTGGCAGCTTAGTAGCTCAGTGGCTCAGCAGCTACCGCGCCTGTGTTTCAAACTCTGCGTACGACGCTTCCAACCGCCACTGTTGGCGTGCCTTCTCGCTCGCAGCAAGAAACTTTTGGCATCCGGCGCTGATGTTCCTGCTCATTGGACGGTCTACGGCGCAGTCTTTCACGACCGTGAATTTCCTCGCATCCTGCCACAAGCTGGTTCCCGGCAGGAAAGCGTATTGCAGGCTGGTGCGCGCCATCTTCTTCAGCGTCAGGTAATCCAATCCCTGTTCTTCCACGGCCTTGATGTACTCGCGTGTCATCTCCGAACGCGCAACGCCCTCGTCGTCCGTTGCCAGTGCCACGGGCACTCCGTATTTCAGATACATCGCCAGCGGATGCTGCTTGCCCTTCACGCCCAGAATCGCGTCGTTCGAGGTCAGGCAGATCTCCGTCATGATGTTCTTCTTGGCCATGTCGGCTAGCAGTCCGTGGGGATCGTCTTCCCACATGATGTCCACACCATGGCCGATCCGTTCTGCATGTCCCATCTCGATCGACTCGCGGATGTGGAAGCGAAGTCCATCCGGGGGCACGAGTCCCGGCGTGAGTTCGCCCGCGTGCAAGGTGATGTGCACGCTGGGATACATTTCGTGCAGAAAGCTCAGCATCTTCATATGCAGGCGAAAATCGCGCATTGGAATCAGCGCATCTTCGGGCATCACCAGGTTCAGCGATACTACGCGCGGGTCCGCCTGCGCCAGTTCAAAGGCTGTGAGAATCTGTGAGAAGACGCTTTCGCGCGGGAATCCGCGCAGCACCTGGAAGATGTAGCGCGTCTCCACCGCGCATCCCGCTTCGGCGCGCGATTTGTTCGATTCCTTGCAGCGCAACAACTGGTCGCGACGTGCCTCCCACGTATCCAGGCTCTTGCGCGACTGCGTCACCAGTGCGCGGACGCCGTCGGCCAGCATTTTGTCCCTCATGCGGCTGAAGTTGTCGTCCCAGCCGACCTGTGCGCCTACGCCGATTGAGCGAAACTCGTCCGGCGACAGCATCAGCTCCAGGTATTGCACGTTGCCATCGGCCGCACGGGACGCCAGCTCCGCCAGCATGTCGCCATAGCGGCCTACGCCCGCGGGGTCGAACTTTTGGAACGTATCGAAGAAGTGGTCATGCCCAGACTTACTCGACCACGGATATCCGCGCATTGACCAGTTGTCGATCATCTCGCGGTAGAGCACCGGGTCCGTCTGCGCCTGCTTTGCTTCTACCTGCCCGCCTTTGCACGGCGGGGCCGAGAGCGCCAGCGTACTGCGGTCGGCACAAAGGTTCGCCTCCGCCGCCCACTGTATGTAGCTCTCAGCGTATACGGCACCCGTCATATGGTTGTGCAGGTCACCGCCCTTCGGCATTTGGCGCAGGAAGGTCATCAGCAATGATGGCTGTCCCTTGATGCTATCGAAGTGCTTCGCCGTGTGCTGTTCCGGCGTCTCGACCGGAGCCGCAGCCGGAGCCTGAGCCGCCGCCAGGCTGCATGTCAGGAGAGATAAACAAATAACGATGACTGCAAAACGTGCACGCGCGCGCATAAATGATTCCTCCCGGCCAGCACTTCGCCGCTTGCTTCATTAAGGATCAGAGAAGCGCAATCATACGTCAGCAGCAGGCAATCGAGTATGTCAGACTTCAGACTTCAGACGGCAGTCGGCAGATGGCGGAGGCAGACGGAAGTAAGTTGAACGTTCTCTGGGAGGAAAACGCAAGGTGGTTCGACTACGCGCTGCCGCTAGAGGGGCGCTGCGCTCACGATGACGTCGAGTTCGAACTTGCCTTGCACTTCTAATCCCTGGTTACATCCCTTCCAAAGTCTCACGTTTGAAGTCTGAAGTCCGACGTCTGCCGTCTGCCGTCTGCTTTTCGAGCCAACAGCCGACCCTTGGTACCCATCTAATCACTATCTTTAGGTCCAAATGAAGCAGCTTAAATTCTGTACGGCCACACGGCCGCCAAGGGGAAGGAAGGCTACGATGAAGGGAACTAGAAGAATTCCGGGGCTGATTCTTGCGGGACTCGTCATGATTGCGGCGCTTGGCATCGGTCTGCACGCGCAGGATCAGACATATCCGCAGACTCCCGTTCAGAACCCGCCGAACAGCACGGAGCAGAAGACGCCTGTTCAGAATGCACCCAACACCACCAACACACCGGTGTACAACTACCCAAATCAGAGCAGTGCCTCCGGGCAATACGGTGTGATTCCCGCAGGTACCACGATCTCGATCCGTACGGACAATGAGATTAAGGCCGAACAGCCGCAGGTTGGAATGACCTATCCGGCACGGATTTCTGAAGACGTCATTGGCCAAAACGGAGCGGTGCTGATTCCCAGGAACTCGCCCGCACAGATCGCCGTGGTCGATACAGGCCAGGGCACAGGTGGCAAGTCTGATATGGCGCTGGCGGTGCAGTCCGTCACCTTAAACGGACAGACCCGAATGCTGCAGACGAACGCGGTGCAGGGTGAAAATGATCGTGGCCTGGGCGCAAACAAGCGCACCGGCAAATATGTTGGCGGCGGCGCATTGGTCGGTACGCTTCTTGGCGCAATCGCGGGAGGCGGAAAGGGAGCGGCGATTGGCGCTGCAATCGGCGCGGCCGGTGGAGCGGGCGCGCAAGTGCTGACGCGTGGCGACCATATCAATGTTCCCGCCGAGACCGTGCTCACGTTCAAGCTCGACCAGCCGGTTACGCTGCAATAACAGAAGCAGCAGGTAACGAGAATGGCGGTGCAAGCCGCCATTCTCTGGTTCAGGGCCCTCCGCTCTTGAACATTCGCTCAATTCCATCTAGTATCCGTTTTTCTCTACAAAATTTTGAAGTCCCGCTATTTTTTGGAGTCAGGGAAGCGTGTCTGAGCTAAAGGTTCTTTTCACTCGTCAGCAGATTGCAGATCGCGTTGCCGCTATTGGCGCGCAGATCAGTCACGACTACCAGGGCGAACCGGTCGTCCTGCTTGGAGTTCTTAAAGGCGCGGCCATCTTCCTGAGCGATCTCTCGCGCTGCATATCACTCGATGCCACGTTTGACTTTATCTCCGTCTCCAGCTATGGGAACGGGAAGCAGAACAGTGGCGAAGTGAAGATGCTGAAGGATGTCGATCAGTCGATGGAGGGCAGGAACATCATCCTCGTGGAAGACATCCTCGACACCGGCCTGACCCTTTCATACTTGTCGAAGATTCTCAAAGCCCACAAGCCGAAGAGCCTCAAGATTGCGGCGCTGCTCGATAAGGCCGCTCGCCGCGTGCAGCCGATACAAGCCGATTATGTCGGCTTCGAAATTCCCGACGAATTCGTAGTCGGCTACGGCATGGACTACGCCGAACGCTACCGCAACCTGCCAGATATCTGCGTCGTTCCGTAACAGGCTGCTGAAAAATCAAGTTTCGAAACGGCACGTCTTTAGGCGTGCCGTTTCGATTGCTGAAAAGTCAATGATCGCCTAGATGCGCACCATGCCTTTCCCAGCGCCGTCTCGCGACGGCTGGCAAAGGCCGGCACAGCCGCGCAACCCTCGGGTGTAGAATCACTTCTGCATGCCTCAAGGTACTGTTGTGACCAGCAAAGATTCTGTGTCTTCCGTTGCCGTGGATTGGCGTACTGTCGCCCAGCTGATCGACCACACGCTGCTCAAGCCGGAAGCTACGCGCGAACAGGTCTCCAAGCTTTGTGCGGAAGCCGTTAAGTACAACTTCTTCTCCGTGATGGTGAACCCGTCCCAAGTGGCTCATGCCGCCGCGCTGGTCCAGGGTTCAAGGGTCAAGGTGGGCACCGTCATAGGATTCCCCCTGGGCGCCACTACCAGCACGGCTAAGCTGGCCGAGTCCGTGGACGCACTTCGCCTGGGCGCTTGCGAACTCGATATGGTAATCAACGTCGGGGCTCTCAAGTCGGGCGAGCGTATTCTTGTTCAGTCGGAGATTAAGTCTCTGGCCGACGTCGCCCATCGTCACGGCGCTATTCTCAAGGTCATCATCGAAACTGCGCTGCTCACTACGGACGAAAAGATTCTCGCTTGTACCCTCGCAGCCGAAGTTGGCGCGGATTTTGTCAAAACCTCCACGGGCTTTTCGAGCGCGGGCGCGACAGTTGCCGACGTCCAGTTGATGCGCGGCGTCGTGGGTGCCCGGGTTGGCGTGAAAGCAGCGGGCGGTATCCGCAGCGCAAAAGACGTTCTGGCAATGATGGAGGCTGGCGCAACCCGCGTCGGTGCCAGCGCCAGCGTTGCCATCGTTCGCGAACTCGGCGCGCGGGAATAGCGGTTCATATCTCCTCGCCGGGACGGCTGCGGCCGTCCCTTCTTATTTGCCGCAAGCACTTCGTGTGACCCTCGGATTGCGGCCAACATGCGCCGTTTGCGCATCTGCGGCATTCGCGCCATTTCTCAGGTACTACGGAATAAAACGCTCGGGCTTTCACCTGAGTTGTCCAGAATCTACTTCCATCAGGAACTCTGCTGGTTTAGTCTTGAACGTCCTTTCATAGAAAAAGAAGAGCCGTCGCCTCCAAGCGGAGGTCTGGCTCGAATTGTGTGTGCATGCAATTAGTCGAACTCATACGTAAGAAGCGCGACGATCGAGAGCTGACGCGCGAAGAAATCGAGTTCATCGTCTCCGGCTACACGCGAGGCGATTTTCCCGATTACCAGATTTCGGCCTTCCTGATGGCCGCGCTCCTTCGCAAACTTTCGCCCGCAGAAACCGCCGCACTCACCGACGCCATGCTACATTCCGGCGACGTGCTGGATTTCTCCGATCTCCCCGGCTGCAAGGTTGATAAGCACTCGACCGGCGGCGTCGGCGACAAGACTTCGCTAATCCTGTCTCCCGTGGTCGCCGCAGGCGGCCTGCTCGTGCCCATGATTAGCGGCCGCGGACTTGGACACACTGGCGGCACGCTCGACAAACTCGAATCCATTCCGGGCTTCAACGTCAATCTGTCACTCGCCGAGTTCCGCCGCGTTCTGGCCGAAATCGGTTGTGCCATGATCGGCCAGACAGCCGAAGTCGCACCCGCCGACAAGAAGCTCTACGCTCTTCGCGACGTTACCGGAACAGTCGAAAGCCCGTATCTCATCTGCGCTTCCATTATGAGCAAAAAACTGGCGGAGGGCATCGACGCTCTCGTGCTCGACGTCAAGACCGGCTCCGGCGCATTCATGAAGAAACCCGAAGACGCTCAATTCCTGGCCCAACTGATGGTCGAGACCGGCGAGCGCATGGGCAAGAAGATGGTCGCGCTTATCACCGACATGGATCAGCCGCTCGGTAACAAGATCGGCAATTCACTCGAAGTTGAAGAATGCGTTGATGTGCTGAGGGGCGGCGGTCCGGAAGACCTGCGCGGTCTCTCGCTCGAACTCTGCGGATGGATGTTCTTCCTGGGCGGACGCACTGCTTCCGTGGAAGATGGAAAATCGCTGGCTGCGGAGTTGATTGAGAACGGCAAAGCGCTCGATAAGTTCCGAGAGATGGTAGTGATTCAGGGCGGCGATCCGGACTTCATCGAAGACCCTGTTCGGCTGCCGCAGTCGCAACATCGCGCCGCCATCCTCGCCAACTCCGCAGGTTTCGTCACACGGATCGAGTGCGAGCAGGTCGGCATTGCCAGTGTCATCCTCGGTGGCGGCCGCCAGAAGAAGGAAGACGCGGTCGATCCCGCTGTCGGCATCGTTCTGCACAAGAAGGTTGGCGACGCGGTGCGGCGCGATGATTTGCTTTGCACCATTCACTACAATTCCAGCGCCTGTCTGGCGCAGGCAAAGCAGATGCTGCAGGACGCGTACACCATCGGGCCGCACCTTCCCCAGATCGCGCGCCCGCTCGTTCAACAGGTCATTCTGGGCAAATCGCTCGAAGCGCTTACTACGCAATAAGAGGTCTCGATGGGACGTTTTACGGGAGTTCTGGGTCTGCTGGTCATGCTGGGGATCGCTTACGCGTTCTCCACCAACCGTAAGGCCATTCGCCTTCGCACGGTTCTCACGGGCCTCGCCCTGCAACTTGCGTTCGCCTTCTTTGTCCTGAAGTTTGAGTTCGGACGCAACTTGCTGACGGGGGCCGGAGCGGCTGTCAATCGGCTGCTGGAGTTCTCGTTCGCCGGTTCGACTTTCATCTTCGGCGAGCTTGGGCGCAAGGGCTCTTCCATGGGTTTCTACTTCGCCTTCCAGGTGCTGCCGACCATCATCTTCATCGCTGCGTTCTTCGCCATCCTGTACCACTACGGCGTGATGCAGTTCATCATCAAGATTTTCGCGCGCGTCATGACGAAGCTCATGGGCGCCAGCGGAGTCGAATCCCTCAACGTCGCGGCCAGCATCTTCATGGGGCAGACGGAAGCGCCGCTCACCATCCGCCCATTCCTGCCACGCGTCACCCAGTCGGAACTTATGGTCATCATGACCAGCGGCATGGCTCACGTTTCCGGCGGAATAATGGGCGCATACATCCTCAGCGGCATCGAAGCCAAGCACTTACTTACCGCCGTCATCATGACTGCACCCGGCACGATTCTGCTCGCCAAGATGCTGGTCCCTGAAACCGAACATCCCGAAACCGAAGGCAAAGTCGAATTGCTCGATGGCGAGGAGAAACAGGAGAATGTGCTCGCTGCCGCTGCCAAGGGCACAACCGACGGACTCGGTCTGGCGATCAACGTCGCCGCCATGCTCATCAGCTTCCTCGCGCTAATCGCGCTTATCAACGGATGCCTCGGCGGCACGCACAACTTCCTCGCCAATCACGGCTTCGGATGGTTCCCGCGTAGCCTGGAGACGATCTTCGGCGTGATCTTCGCGCCCATCGCATTCGTCATTGGCATCCCCTGGAAGGACTGCCTCTCCATTGGCAACCTGCTAGGCACGCGCATGGTGCTGAACGAGTTGGTAGCGTTCACCATGCTGGGTACGCAGAAAGCGATGCTCGATCCACGCTCGGTAACGATTGCGACCTTTGCGCTCTGCGGATTTGCCAATATCAGCTCGATTGGCATACAGATCGGCGGACTAGGCGCACTGGCTCCAAACCGTCGTGGCGATCTCGCCCGCCTCGGCTTCCGCGCTATGATTGCGGGAACCATGGCCAACCTTATGTCAGCTTCCATCGTGGGAATCTTCTTATGAGTTCAGCCGCAGACAAGAAGCAGGTGGCCTTGTTGGACGAGTACGCGCAAGCCGAACAGGCGGCGAAGTACGTGCTGGCGTGCATAGCGGAAAAGGGACTGGCAGTCCCCAGCCTGGCAATTGTGCTCGGTTCGGGACTCGGCGACTTCGCCAACGATCTTGAGGATTCCGTAGCCATTCTCTACGAGCAGATTCCCGGTTTTCCGCACTCCACTGCCATCGGACACGCTGGACGGTTGGTCGTGGGCAAACTCGGCGACGTTGTCGTTGCCGCCATGCAGGGACGCGTACACCAGTACGAGGGATACACCGCGAAACAGGCTGCTTTTCCCGTGCGCGTTTTCGGACTTATGGGCTTAAAGGCGGTCATACTCACCAACGCTGCCGGCGGCATCAATCCCAAGTACGGGCAGGGCGCACTCGTTCTGCTGACGGATCACATCAATCTGCAGGGCGCAAACCCGCTCAGCGGTCCAAATGAAGAGCGCTTCGGTCCGCGCTTTCCCGATATGAGCGAGGCCTATACAAAGGCGTTTCGCGAGATCGCCCTCGAAGAAGCCAAGTCGCTCGGCATCGACTTGCAGCAAGGCGTGTACGCCGCGCTTGCCGGGCCGAGCTACGAGACTCCGGCGGAGATTCGCTACCTGCGCGCCATCGGCGCCGACCTCGTCGGGATGTCAACCGTGCCAGAAGTGATCGTTGCGCGGCACATGGGCCTAAAGGTCATGGCCATCTCCTGCGTCACCAATATGGCCGCAGGGCTTTCGGACCACATCATCAATCACGAAGAAGTTTTAGAGACAGGCAAGCGCGTGCGTGGCGTCTTTCTTGCGCTCCTCACGCGAACGATTCCGCGCATCGCACGGGCGGTCGCGTCCAACGCGAAGTAGGTAACGGAACAGCAGCAGACACGACGAACGTCGAGAACCGCCAGCACAACAGGCTCAAGAGGCAATGAAACCTTACTTTATCGGAATCGCCGGTCCATCGTGCGCGGGCAAGAGTTACCTCTCCAAACACATTGCCGAGCAACTCAAGGCCGGCATGGTCCATCTGGACTCCTATTACTCCAGCCTTTCGCACATGAGCCTGGTGCAGCGCGCGCACGCCAATTTCGACTGTCCCGAGTCGCTTGACGCTCCACTGCTCATCGAGCACGCTCGCCAGCTAAGCCGTGGCATCGCCATCGAAAAGCCGGTTTACGATTTCACCACGCACTCGCGCACACTTGAAACCGAACGCGTCGAACCCACAGAGTTCATCATTATCGAAGGCCTGTTCGCTCTGCATTGGGAAGACATTCGCAAGCTCCAGGGCACCAAGGTTTACGTCGATCTTGGGGAGGAAGTCTGCCTGGAGCGCCGCATAGAACGCGATATCCGCGAGCGCGGACGCACCCGCGAATCCGTTCTTGAGCAATACCACACGACGGTGCTTCCGATGGCGAAGCAATACGTGCACCCCACTCGCCTCTTCGCAGACCTCGTCGTGACCGGCAATGACGACATCATGAACGAAGTCGCCGTCGTGATGCAGCACATCCGTTCCAACGCCGCCGCGCGTTCGTAAACGACTCAGCCAACCTCAGGACAAGTGCAACCAACAAAGAAGCGGCAGCGCTTTCACGCTGCCGCCGAGTGAGTTCTTTGTCCCGGTTACCCGGGTTTGTGTTTAGAACTCGTAACGAGCCGCGAACTGAACCTGGCGCTCACGATACACGGTGTTACCTGCTGCCGTGTACTTCATGAACCCCGAGTTGTAGTTCAGTGTCGTGCCGTTCAAGCTATACGCCTTGTCGTCGAGTTCCGTGATGTTCTGACGGTTGAAGAGGTTGAACGCTTCAGCCAGCAGTTCTATACGGTGACCTTCCTTGATCTGGAAGCGCCGCGACAAGCGAAGATCAACATTCTCCGTGCGCGGATAGTGGAAGTTGTTGCGACCCAGCACAGGGATGCGTGCTGCACCGCCGGCGCCAAGGAGGCCCGTGCTAGTGCTGCCCGGGGCGTTACCGCTGACGAAAGGCGTAAACGGCTTGCCGGTCGAGATCGAGACGACGGGAGCGATCGTCCAGCCATTCAGAACGGCCTTGACGAATGCGCCCTTGTTCTCGAAGTACTGAGGCGACCAAACGATGCTGCTCACGAAACGGCGGCGAATATCGAAGTTCGAGCTGCCGCGTTCGCCTTTCAGATCGTATGGGTTCAGTACCGAGTTCCCGGTGGTGAACGTCTGCGAGCTCTGACCCGCGTCGATGGCGTGCGCCCAGGTGAAGTTGTTCTGGAACTGCAAGCCCTTCGAGAAGCGGCGGTTCAACTGCACAGACAGTGCGTTGTAGTCGGAGTCGACCAGTCCTTCGATGTTGGTGATGCGACCGAAGGCAGCGTTCGGACGCACGCCCTTGAAGACCGGGACCGTGACCGTCTGACCGGCCAGAGGCCCGCCGTTGACCGTGTAGGCCTGTGTCGCCGTTGGCGCGCTCAGGTTGCGGTCCACGTACATCGGCAGGAAGTCGCCCTTGCTGTACATCCACGAGAGCGTCATGACCGTGTTGGAGCCAAGGTCGCGCTCGAAGATCATGTCAGCCTGCTGGATACGCGGGTTCTGCATCGAGTCGCCGAAGACGACGACATCGCTCCTGCCACTGCTGCTGCCGCTCGTTTGCACGTTCGGATAGACCGGTGAACCTGCATCCGTGCCCTTCCACTGAACCTGCATCTGGCCAGTCGGCATGCCAGTGTTGGTGATGGCGTTTGAGATGGTCGAGTTGATGATGCGTCCGAAGTAGACGCCGTAACCGCCACGAAGTGCGGTCTTGCCGTCGCCAAAGATGTCCCATGCGAAACCGACGCGCGGGCCAACGTTGTTTTTGTCGGACGGGAACTTCGCGCTCTGCGGCAGAGCCGGGTTCGGGATCTGCGGGTCAGGCAGTTGCTGATACTCGTAGCGGACGCCGAGATTCAAGGTCAAGCGCGGCGCAACACGCCAATCATCCTGCACGAAGAAGTTGTAGTCCCAGGTGCGGAACTCGAACCTGGTGGGTCCAAAACCTTGCGAAAAGGTGTTGTATCGCTTCTGCGAAGGGGCGGAGTAGTCGGTCAGGAAGTCGACCAGGGAGTTGTAAGCGTACACGCCGCTTTCCTGATAAAGGTTATCGAGCACATCGTTGACGCGGTTGACGTCTGCGCCAAACTTCACAAGGTGCTTGCCGATCGCCCAGGTTGTGCTGTTCGCCCACTGCAGGCGACGCTCATCCGGATACGCCCTGCGCTCCAGGAAGTTGGGCTTGCCCAGGTAGATGCCCGAGCTGGTGCTGATGTTAACCGAGGGAGAGCTGCCGCCGACACCGGTTGTAGGTTCGCCGGGGCCAACAGGCTGGCTGCTCTGGAATTCGAAGTCGCGGCCCCACTGGAACCGGAATTCGTTCGAAACAGTGTTCGTTACCGCCGAAGACAGGCGAGCGGTAAAGGAATCAACCTTCACGCCATCGTCGCCCCAACTGGCAATACCGCGGTTCAAAACTGGCTGGCTCTGAACGCCTGCCGGAGAGTTCCAACGCATACGGTTGTAGCTGACTGCCAATGTATTGCTCTCGTTGATGCGCCAGTCGAGCTTGGGGAAGTAGATGTTCTGGTCGCCCTTGCGGGGAACAACGCCCGTCAAGCCGCGTACGTACGCCAAGCCGGCATTCGTCTGAGTCTGCGTAATGCCACGGCAGAACAGGATTTCACCAGCTACCGTGGTTGCCGTGCCGGCTGCGCCAGGGCAAACCTTGCCGGCTGACACTGCGGTGGCAACCGTGATCGGGTTCAGGAAGGCCGGGTCGGCCGTCGCTGCAACGCCAGGATAGTTACGCTTCTGCTGGTCGTAGCTAAAGAAGAAGAACAGCTTGTCCTTCACGATCGGACCGCCCAGCGTGCCGCCGAACTGGTGACGGCGATCTTCGGGCTTCAGAGGCGTTGTGACCGCCGCGCCGTTGACCAGCGTGGTGATCTTTGTGAACGGGTTGGTCGCGCCAAGCTCGTTGTCGCGAATGTAGTAGAACGCGCTGCCATGCAGTTGGTTCGTACCGCTCTTCGTGACCGAGTTCACCACGCCACCTGCCGCGCGGCCGTATTCGGCCGAGAAGTTCGAGGTGTTCACCTGGAACTCGCGGATGGAAGCCTGGCTGATAACGTAGCTCGCGCGTGTGCGGCCGCGCTCTTCCGAGAAGAAAGCCTGGTTGTTGTCGCCGCCATCGATGGTGCTGTTGTTCAACAAGCCGGAGATGCCGCGGAAACTGATCAATCCGTAGTTGCCGTCCGGCGTCGCGCCCGGGGTCAGCAGCGCGAAGTTGGACCAGCGACGGCCGTTGATGGGCAGTTCATTGATCGATGTTTCGTTGATGTTGTGAGCAAAATCCTGCTGCACGGTGTTAATCTGCGGAGCTTCGCTGACGACTTCGACCGTCTCGCTCTTCGCGCCTGCGGTCAACGCGATTTCGAGTTCGGTAACGCGGCCGACTTCGACAATGACGCCCTGCCGCTTCAAGCCCGCAAAGCTGGATGCTTCTACCGTGACTGTATAAGTGCCGGGTTGCAGACGCACGACGCGGAATTTGCCCTCGTTGTCCGTCACCAGCGACTTCTGCTCGTTCGTTCCGTTGTTAACGATCGTGATCTTCGCGCTCGGAACAACAGCATGGGACGCATCCGTCACCGTGCCACCAATCGCGCCGTCAGTCGTTGACTGTGCCAACGCCGCAAGCTGCATCGTGATACACATCAGCATCACAACTACAACTCGCGACAGCCAGTTCTTGCTAACTCTGCTCATCTGTCGCTCTCCTGAATTTCCCCCACCCCGCCTGCGCCCTGCACGCCGGCGGAGACTACCGTTCATATTCTGTCTGGCTCTCGTTTTGCAGCCGGTAAGGTTCTGTTTCCTCGCCCTCTCGATCATTCGACAATCTTCGAGGACCGGACACACACTTGTGCGAACTTCCTGGGAAACGGTAAGTATCTCTATGGAATCGCACTCTGAATTAAATCACGGTTCCGGTACTCTGAAAATCAAATGTTGATGAATCAAGGGTTTGCACCACATTCGTGGCAATTACGCAGGAACTCAGCCGATTTCGCTGGTTACCCCTGATTAAGGTTTTTTAGTCCAAAAACAGGGCCTTTCCGTGC is a window of Clostridia bacterium DNA encoding:
- a CDS encoding TonB-dependent receptor, yielding MSRVSKNWLSRVVVVMLMCITMQLAALAQSTTDGAIGGTVTDASHAVVPSAKITIVNNGTNEQKSLVTDNEGKFRVVRLQPGTYTVTVEASSFAGLKRQGVIVEVGRVTELEIALTAGAKSETVEVVSEAPQINTVQQDFAHNINETSINELPINGRRWSNFALLTPGATPDGNYGLISFRGISGLLNNSTIDGGDNNQAFFSEERGRTRASYVISQASIREFQVNTSNFSAEYGRAAGGVVNSVTKSGTNQLHGSAFYYIRDNELGATNPFTKITTLVNGAAVTTPLKPEDRRHQFGGTLGGPIVKDKLFFFFSYDQQKRNYPGVAATADPAFLNPITVATAVSAGKVCPGAAGTATTVAGEILFCRGITQTQTNAGLAYVRGLTGVVPRKGDQNIYFPKLDWRINESNTLAVSYNRMRWNSPAGVQSQPVLNRGIASWGDDGVKVDSFTARLSSAVTNTVSNEFRFQWGRDFEFQSSQPVGPGEPTTGVGGSSPSVNISTSSGIYLGKPNFLERRAYPDERRLQWANSTTWAIGKHLVKFGADVNRVNDVLDNLYQESGVYAYNSLVDFLTDYSAPSQKRYNTFSQGFGPTRFEFRTWDYNFFVQDDWRVAPRLTLNLGVRYEYQQLPDPQIPNPALPQSAKFPSDKNNVGPRVGFAWDIFGDGKTALRGGYGVYFGRIINSTISNAITNTGMPTGQMQVQWKGTDAGSPVYPNVQTSGSSSGRSDVVVFGDSMQNPRIQQADMIFERDLGSNTVMTLSWMYSKGDFLPMYVDRNLSAPTATQAYTVNGGPLAGQTVTVPVFKGVRPNAAFGRITNIEGLVDSDYNALSVQLNRRFSKGLQFQNNFTWAHAIDAGQSSQTFTTGNSVLNPYDLKGERGSSNFDIRRRFVSSIVWSPQYFENKGAFVKAVLNGWTIAPVVSISTGKPFTPFVSGNAPGSTSTGLLGAGGAARIPVLGRNNFHYPRTENVDLRLSRRFQIKEGHRIELLAEAFNLFNRQNITELDDKAYSLNGTTLNYNSGFMKYTAAGNTVYRERQVQFAARYEF